A stretch of DNA from Deinococcus seoulensis:
GACGTGCGCGCCCACGCCGCGCAGAAACTCGCCGCGCTGCGCGCCCACCGCAGTCAGACCGGCCCCCTCAGCACACTCGGCACGCTCAGCAGCGCGCAACTCCAGCCGCTTCTCGAACAGGAGACCTTCAGCCTGGGAGGCCTGCGCTCTCCCCTCCCCGACTACCCTGTCAGCGACCTGTTCAGCGGACTGAACGTCCGCTTTCACTCCATCAGCGCAGGAGCGCCGTGACTCCGCCCGGCCGGCATCACCCGGACCTGGTCATTCTCGGCAACGTGAACGTGGACCTGATCATGGGCCCCCTCGCGCAGTGGCCGGCCGAAGGTGAGGAGGTGCTGGTGCCGCACCTGCGCTGGAGGGTGGGCGGCAACGCCGGCAACGCGGCCCTCGCCTGTCACGCCCTTGGAACGGACGCCCTGACGCTCACCTCCGTGGGCGACGACCTCGCCGGGACGTGGCTGCGCACGCAATTCCCGGCCCACGCTGTCCACTGGCTCGGCAGCGCCTCGCCGACCTCAGTGACGGCCGCGTTCAGTCATCCAGGCAGCGAGCGCAGTTTCGTCACGTACCTCGGCCACCTGCAGAACCTCGGCTGGCCTGACCTCGCCCCGCACCTGCCACCGGCCCGCGCCGCCCTGCTGGCCGGAGCATTCCTGACCCCACGGCTCCGCCAGGAATACCCGGCCCTGCTGGCCCGCCTGAACGCGCAGGGAACCGCCGCCGCGCTCGACTTCGGATGGCCCGACGGGGGCTTCACACCAGACCTCCGCGCCGAAATCCTGAACTGGCTTCCCAGCGTGCAGCATCTGCTGATCAACGAACTGGAAGCTACGCACCTGACCGGCCTCTCCACCCCGCAGGACGCCGCTCGGCACCTCGCCACGCACCTGCACCCGCAGGGAGTCGTGGTTATCAAATGCGGACCCAGGGGGGCCGTGGCCCGTCAAGGCGGGCAGGAGTACGCCGCCGGTGCCCCTACCGTCCACGTCATCGACAGCGTGGGCGCCGGAGACACCTGGAACGCCGCGTACCTGCACGCCACCCTGCATGGAGCGGGCCTGGAAGACGCCCTGCACGCCGCTGTACAGGTGGCCTCCCGGGCCATCTCGACCGAACCCCGCCAGTTCCGCTGATCGGTACGCACCGGGACACTGCCGTTCAGCCTTGCGCCCACAGGACCGCTTCGCTTCCCTCCATCAGGAAGTTCAATGAGTCGCGCCCGCTCCGATTGCACGGTCGTTACCCACCAATCGATCGGGGCAGACTCTGCTGGGCAGGGGCGGGATCACGGCCCGCTCACGTGGATAGAGTGTCGGCATGCCCTCGCCGCGCCGGATCACGCCCGACCTCCTCCTCGGCCGCCTGGACGGCATTGCGGCCGCGCTGGAAAGCCGCTCCGGCACGCTGCTGCTCCTGGGTCTGGGCTCGGTCGGGGCGGACCTGGGCCGCCTGGACGCGCACTCCGACCTGGACTTCTTCGTCGTGGTCGAACCCGCCTGGAAGACCGAGTACGTGCAGAGCGTGCACTGGCTGGAGCAGGCCGCGCCGCTCGCCT
This window harbors:
- a CDS encoding carbohydrate kinase family protein — its product is MTPPGRHHPDLVILGNVNVDLIMGPLAQWPAEGEEVLVPHLRWRVGGNAGNAALACHALGTDALTLTSVGDDLAGTWLRTQFPAHAVHWLGSASPTSVTAAFSHPGSERSFVTYLGHLQNLGWPDLAPHLPPARAALLAGAFLTPRLRQEYPALLARLNAQGTAAALDFGWPDGGFTPDLRAEILNWLPSVQHLLINELEATHLTGLSTPQDAARHLATHLHPQGVVVIKCGPRGAVARQGGQEYAAGAPTVHVIDSVGAGDTWNAAYLHATLHGAGLEDALHAAVQVASRAISTEPRQFR